In the Muricauda sp. MAR_2010_75 genome, one interval contains:
- the zwf gene encoding glucose-6-phosphate dehydrogenase, with translation MKKTDNQMLVIFGASGDLTARKLIPGLFNLYLAGHLPKNFVVLGASRSNLNDADFRDRVVHKSPYLKDKIKDAGIEKANSFANMLYYEDLGADYDTDYGDLRKRVEELKDKHNTSGNIIYYLSTPPTLYETVAKNLADAEMNTQNHGWKRLIVEKPFGYSLETAQKLNKGLHRFFEEHQIYRIDHYLGKETVQNLLVTRFSNSIFEPLWNRNYIHHVEITNAESVGVEKRGGYYDKSGALRDMFQNHLLQLVSLVVMEPPIGDQPEEIRNEKVKALKSLRVMKDEKTLFDNTIRAQYVASEVSGKKVKGYREEDGVDPNSTTETYAAIKFYVDNWRWHGTPFYVRTAKRMPTKVTEIVIHFKEPHHQIFQESGMHRDNKLVIRIQPDEGILIKFGVKVPGQGFKVERANMDFYYSSLAETYVMEAYERLLLDAMQGDATLYARADEVEAAWEFVDPILNYWKSGEDVRMYGYAAGVWGPENADDLIDGNGIWRNPGENLADDPGYCVIC, from the coding sequence ATGAAGAAGACTGACAACCAGATGCTGGTAATTTTTGGGGCATCGGGCGACTTAACAGCGAGAAAACTGATACCCGGCCTGTTCAATCTCTATTTGGCTGGACACCTTCCCAAGAATTTTGTGGTGTTGGGTGCCAGTCGGAGTAATTTAAACGATGCCGATTTTAGGGACAGAGTGGTCCACAAAAGCCCGTATCTGAAAGATAAAATCAAAGATGCTGGAATCGAAAAAGCCAATAGTTTTGCCAATATGCTCTATTATGAGGATTTAGGTGCGGATTATGATACGGATTATGGGGACTTGAGAAAGCGTGTTGAGGAACTGAAGGATAAGCACAATACTTCGGGGAATATCATTTACTACCTTTCAACACCTCCTACATTGTATGAAACCGTGGCCAAAAACCTAGCCGATGCAGAAATGAACACCCAAAACCATGGTTGGAAACGTCTGATTGTGGAAAAACCGTTTGGGTACAGTTTGGAAACAGCACAAAAACTGAACAAGGGACTGCACCGATTTTTTGAGGAACACCAGATTTATCGTATCGACCATTATTTGGGAAAGGAAACCGTACAGAACTTGTTGGTTACGCGTTTTTCCAACAGCATTTTTGAACCCCTTTGGAACCGAAACTACATTCATCATGTGGAGATTACCAATGCCGAGAGCGTAGGGGTGGAAAAACGGGGAGGCTATTATGACAAATCTGGGGCGCTACGGGATATGTTCCAAAACCATTTATTGCAGTTGGTTTCCTTGGTGGTGATGGAACCTCCTATCGGAGACCAACCCGAGGAAATTCGGAATGAGAAGGTGAAGGCCTTAAAATCACTTCGGGTTATGAAAGATGAAAAGACCTTGTTCGATAATACTATTCGAGCTCAATACGTAGCCTCCGAAGTCAGTGGCAAGAAGGTAAAAGGCTATCGCGAAGAGGATGGGGTAGACCCCAATTCCACCACGGAAACCTATGCAGCCATTAAATTCTATGTGGATAATTGGCGTTGGCACGGCACCCCTTTTTATGTGCGAACGGCCAAGCGTATGCCTACCAAGGTTACGGAAATTGTGATTCACTTTAAGGAGCCCCACCACCAAATTTTTCAGGAATCGGGGATGCACCGCGATAATAAATTGGTTATCCGAATCCAGCCTGATGAAGGTATTTTAATCAAGTTTGGCGTGAAGGTGCCCGGCCAGGGCTTTAAAGTGGAGCGTGCCAATATGGACTTTTACTATTCCAGTTTGGCAGAAACCTATGTTATGGAAGCGTATGAGCGACTGTTGTTGGATGCCATGCAGGGCGATGCTACACTATACGCTAGAGCTGATGAGGTGGAGGCCGCGTGGGAATTCGTGGATCCTATCCTTAACTATTGGAAAAGTGGGGAGGATGTACGGATGTATGGGTATGCCGCTGGGGTTTGGGGCCCTGAGAATGCTGACGATTTAATTGATGGAAATGGAATTTGGCGTAATCCGGGAGAAAACTTGGCTGATGATCCAGGCTATTGTGTGATTTGTTAG
- the gndA gene encoding NADP-dependent phosphogluconate dehydrogenase — protein sequence MTKKYDFGLVGLGVMGRNFILNVADNGFTAFGNDLDDEKVNALISEGGNTEKVDASTDVKTFVDALATPRKIMLLVPAGKVVDIVIESLLPHLDKGDIIIDGGNSFFTDTDRREAYLKEKGINFFGAGVSGGAKGARLGPSIMPGGSRDAYQHVKPIFEAVSAKYKGEPCVAYLGPKSAGNYVKMVHNGIEYGLMQLTSEIYDLLKKAGGLSNEELHETYSTWNEGRLQSFLVEITSEIFEQKDNLGDGHLVDKILDKAKQKGTGKWTSQNAMDLGIPVPTIDVAVSMREISALKDERVKADELYDRPTPKAVNKIDFTSKAEQALYFAFIITYAQGMHQLADASKEYGYELELGEIGKIWRAGCIIRAALLADITEAYQANENLENLLLSPSFVEKVQETVAAARELVAYGATNGIPLPGLSNALTYFDAYTSSQLPLNLIQAQRDYFGSHTYERVDKEGIFHTEWEE from the coding sequence ATGACAAAGAAGTATGATTTTGGGCTGGTTGGCCTTGGCGTAATGGGACGCAATTTTATTTTGAATGTGGCGGATAATGGGTTTACCGCTTTTGGAAATGACTTGGATGATGAAAAAGTGAATGCCTTGATCTCTGAAGGTGGAAATACGGAAAAGGTAGATGCCTCCACCGATGTAAAAACCTTTGTGGATGCACTCGCCACCCCTAGAAAAATTATGCTATTGGTCCCTGCTGGAAAGGTGGTGGACATTGTCATTGAAAGTTTGCTACCCCATTTGGACAAAGGCGATATTATTATTGATGGAGGAAACTCTTTTTTCACCGATACAGACCGACGCGAGGCCTATCTAAAAGAAAAAGGCATCAACTTTTTTGGTGCTGGCGTCTCTGGTGGTGCAAAAGGTGCGCGATTGGGACCCAGTATCATGCCGGGTGGGTCACGTGATGCCTATCAACATGTAAAACCCATTTTTGAAGCTGTGTCCGCCAAATACAAGGGAGAACCTTGCGTAGCTTATTTGGGTCCGAAATCGGCCGGAAACTATGTGAAGATGGTGCATAACGGCATTGAATATGGGTTGATGCAACTCACTTCGGAAATCTATGACCTCCTGAAAAAAGCAGGTGGACTCTCCAACGAAGAACTCCACGAAACGTATTCAACTTGGAATGAAGGTCGATTACAATCCTTTTTGGTGGAAATCACTTCAGAAATCTTTGAACAGAAGGATAATTTGGGGGACGGCCATCTCGTCGATAAAATATTGGACAAGGCCAAACAGAAAGGAACCGGAAAATGGACTTCCCAAAATGCGATGGATCTTGGTATTCCCGTTCCCACTATAGATGTGGCAGTAAGCATGCGCGAAATCTCAGCCTTAAAGGACGAGCGTGTCAAAGCAGACGAATTGTATGATCGACCCACGCCAAAAGCAGTAAATAAAATTGATTTTACCAGCAAAGCGGAACAGGCATTGTATTTTGCCTTTATCATTACCTATGCGCAGGGCATGCACCAATTGGCCGATGCTTCCAAAGAGTATGGCTACGAACTGGAATTGGGTGAAATTGGTAAAATCTGGCGAGCTGGGTGCATCATCCGTGCGGCCTTGTTGGCGGACATTACCGAGGCCTACCAAGCGAATGAAAACTTGGAGAATTTGTTGCTCTCCCCCTCCTTTGTGGAAAAAGTTCAAGAAACCGTGGCCGCAGCTCGGGAATTGGTCGCCTATGGTGCCACCAACGGTATTCCCCTACCCGGACTCTCCAATGCCCTTACGTATTTTGATGCCTACACCAGTAGTCAACTGCCGTTGAACCTGATTCAGGCGCAGCGCGACTATTTTGGTTCACATACCTATGAGCGTGTAGATAAAGAAGGGATTTTCCATACGGAGTGGGAGGAATAA